One window from the genome of Spiractinospora alimapuensis encodes:
- a CDS encoding YkvA family protein encodes MRSANRAAAGAAAWQVVHDATKPGKPSVWARTRAVPRMFGARFRGDYVQLTKSRILLMILAVGYIVSPIDFIPELIVPILGVVDDIGVAVWLAAAVLGETERYLHWEHWREAPLQGHVVDE; translated from the coding sequence ATGCGAAGTGCGAACCGGGCCGCGGCGGGCGCGGCGGCGTGGCAGGTGGTGCACGACGCCACCAAACCCGGCAAGCCGTCGGTGTGGGCACGGACCCGGGCGGTGCCCCGCATGTTCGGCGCCCGCTTCCGCGGCGACTACGTCCAGCTCACGAAGTCCCGCATCCTGCTGATGATCCTCGCGGTGGGCTACATCGTCTCGCCCATCGACTTCATCCCCGAACTCATCGTGCCGATCCTCGGCGTCGTCGATGACATCGGTGTCGCCGTCTGGCTCGCCGCCGCCGTCCTCGGCGAGACCGAGCGCTACCTCCACTGGGAGCACTGGCGCGAGGCTCCGCTCCAGGGTCACGTCGTCGACGAGTGA
- a CDS encoding ABC transporter permease — MSRTTSPVVKGERGGLWTAIAPRLRGLVFSPVTFALAAGLALAVVILLATGANPLTAIGALFVGAFGEDGISDTISQAIPIVGLAIALAIPLRAGLVNLGGEGQLVLGAMAAVVTGLYSPFPGFVTLVLALVAGMVAGGLYACIAALGEIKFGVPLLVTSLLLSYPAMSFASYLVRHPLREEGSALPQTQRVPAEAHLASFDIGPAHISVGAVLVLVVIVLFTVSDARTPGGYEVRMTGLGPRFAAYAGVNRNRLTLRLLFISGSLAGMVGAILMLGFPYRFIDGALITPAYVWTGLMAALLAAAAPVGTAIAAAFFAALSVGGFGMERATEVPRELSAVLQAVIIVFLAARTGMFRRKRQRDTANGDED, encoded by the coding sequence ATGTCACGCACCACGTCCCCGGTGGTGAAGGGCGAGCGGGGCGGCCTGTGGACCGCGATCGCCCCGCGGCTCCGGGGGCTCGTGTTCTCACCGGTGACGTTCGCGCTCGCCGCGGGCCTCGCCCTGGCCGTCGTCATCCTGTTGGCGACGGGCGCGAACCCGCTGACCGCGATCGGCGCCCTGTTCGTCGGAGCCTTCGGCGAGGACGGGATCTCCGACACCATCAGCCAGGCGATCCCCATCGTGGGGCTCGCGATCGCCCTCGCGATCCCACTGCGTGCGGGACTGGTCAACCTCGGCGGTGAGGGCCAGCTGGTCCTGGGCGCCATGGCCGCGGTCGTCACCGGCCTCTACAGCCCCTTCCCCGGCTTCGTCACCCTGGTGCTCGCGCTGGTGGCGGGGATGGTGGCCGGCGGGCTCTACGCCTGCATCGCCGCCCTGGGCGAGATTAAGTTCGGGGTTCCACTGCTGGTCACAAGCCTGCTGCTCAGCTACCCCGCGATGTCCTTCGCGTCCTACCTGGTGCGCCACCCACTCCGGGAGGAGGGGTCGGCGCTGCCGCAGACGCAGCGCGTCCCCGCCGAGGCGCACCTGGCGTCCTTCGACATCGGACCGGCGCACATCAGCGTGGGCGCCGTGCTGGTGCTGGTGGTCATCGTGCTGTTCACGGTGAGCGACGCCCGCACGCCCGGCGGGTACGAGGTCCGGATGACCGGCCTCGGTCCCCGATTCGCCGCCTACGCCGGGGTGAACCGGAACCGGCTCACCCTCCGGCTGCTGTTCATCTCCGGGTCGCTCGCCGGCATGGTCGGCGCGATCCTGATGCTCGGCTTCCCCTACCGCTTCATCGACGGCGCCCTCATCACCCCCGCCTACGTGTGGACGGGCCTGATGGCGGCCCTGCTCGCGGCGGCGGCGCCGGTCGGGACGGCGATCGCGGCCGCGTTCTTCGCCGCGCTCAGCGTCGGCGGGTTCGGCATGGAGCGAGCGACCGAGGTGCCGCGCGAGCTGAGCGCGGTGCTGCAGGCGGTGATCATCGTGTTCCTGGCGGCGCGGACCGGCATGTTCCGGCGTAAACGCCAGCGCGACACGGCGAACGGGGACGAGGACTGA
- a CDS encoding C-terminal binding protein has translation MTYVVVTDSEFDDVSVEERILAPAGVAVVGAHTRDVDTIVRCAEGARALLVGLAPVTGALLDRLPKVELVVRYGVGVDNVDLEAATARGVAVCNVVDYGTEEVAAHAAALTLATWRHVPILDRAVRAGEWNYTSAGVIPRLSESTLGLVGFGRIGRDTAAGLAPWFGSVIAADPYAPADGWPGNVARVEIDEVFERADAISLHLPLSDETRHIVDARRLATVRPTTVLVNTARGGLVDVDALHAALEEGRLRAAGLDVLPEEPPAADHPILRHPRVTLTPHMGWYSEVAGVDLRRIAAEQVAAWFSGQRPRWQISGPPPRDPVSRRDPIVSGTHVDSEERT, from the coding sequence GTGACCTACGTAGTGGTGACCGACTCCGAGTTCGACGACGTCTCAGTGGAGGAGAGGATCCTCGCCCCGGCCGGTGTCGCCGTGGTGGGGGCACACACCCGCGACGTGGACACCATCGTGCGGTGCGCCGAGGGGGCCCGCGCGCTGCTCGTCGGACTGGCTCCCGTCACCGGAGCGCTGCTCGACCGACTGCCGAAGGTGGAGCTCGTCGTCCGGTACGGGGTGGGCGTGGACAACGTGGACCTCGAGGCCGCGACGGCTCGTGGCGTGGCCGTGTGCAACGTCGTGGACTACGGCACCGAGGAGGTGGCCGCGCACGCCGCGGCCCTCACGCTGGCGACCTGGCGGCACGTCCCCATCCTGGACCGGGCGGTCCGCGCCGGCGAGTGGAACTACACCAGCGCGGGGGTGATCCCCCGCCTGAGCGAGAGCACGTTGGGGCTGGTCGGCTTCGGGCGGATCGGCCGCGACACCGCGGCGGGGCTGGCCCCCTGGTTCGGTTCGGTCATCGCGGCCGACCCCTACGCGCCGGCGGACGGCTGGCCCGGGAACGTCGCCCGCGTGGAGATCGACGAGGTGTTCGAGCGGGCGGACGCGATCAGCCTGCACCTGCCGTTGTCCGACGAGACCCGCCACATCGTGGACGCGCGCCGGCTGGCCACCGTGCGCCCCACGACGGTGCTGGTGAACACGGCGCGCGGCGGGTTGGTCGACGTGGACGCCCTCCACGCGGCGCTGGAGGAGGGGCGGCTGCGCGCGGCCGGGCTCGACGTCCTCCCCGAGGAGCCGCCCGCGGCCGACCACCCGATCCTTCGCCATCCTCGGGTCACCCTCACCCCGCACATGGGCTGGTACTCCGAGGTCGCCGGCGTGGACCTGCGCCGAATCGCCGCCGAGCAGGTCGCCGCGTGGTTCTCCGGCCAACGACCCCGGTGGCAGATCTCCGGTCCCCCTCCGCGCGATCCGGTGTCCCGCCGCGACCCCATCGTGTCCGGAACCCACGTAGATTCGGAAGAGAGGACCTAA
- a CDS encoding enoyl-CoA hydratase/isomerase family protein, which translates to MVESNAGTDEILTRQDGHVLTVTFNRPQQRNAMTWTMYEGLRAACERANTDDSVRVMVLTGAGEKAFVAGTDIGQFQEFTSGQDGVEYEHTIGAISETLEAVRVPTVAAVRGYCVGGGLILAAVCDLRVATRSARFGVPVARTLGNCLSMNTYSLLVHHMGPSRTLDMLLRARLFDADEAAAAGFVAEVCADEDLEDVVRTTTSRLLEHAPLSMWAAKEAVRRLRLANLPDGDDIVARVFGSDDFHRGVAAFMAKERPDWQGN; encoded by the coding sequence GTGGTGGAGTCGAACGCGGGAACTGACGAGATTCTGACCAGGCAGGACGGCCACGTCCTGACCGTGACCTTCAACCGGCCACAACAGCGCAACGCCATGACCTGGACCATGTACGAGGGCCTGCGCGCCGCCTGCGAACGGGCGAACACCGACGACAGCGTGCGGGTGATGGTGTTGACCGGCGCGGGGGAGAAGGCGTTCGTCGCCGGGACCGACATCGGACAGTTCCAGGAGTTCACCAGCGGCCAGGACGGCGTGGAGTACGAGCACACGATCGGGGCGATCTCCGAGACTCTGGAGGCGGTCCGCGTGCCCACCGTCGCCGCGGTGCGCGGCTACTGCGTCGGTGGGGGACTCATCCTCGCAGCGGTGTGCGACCTGCGCGTCGCCACCCGGTCGGCGCGCTTCGGTGTCCCCGTCGCGCGCACGCTGGGCAACTGCCTCTCCATGAACACCTACTCCCTGCTCGTCCACCACATGGGGCCGAGCCGCACCCTCGACATGCTGCTGCGCGCCCGCCTCTTCGACGCCGACGAGGCCGCCGCGGCGGGGTTCGTGGCCGAGGTGTGCGCCGACGAGGACCTCGAGGACGTCGTGCGCACCACCACGTCCCGCCTGCTGGAGCACGCGCCCCTGTCCATGTGGGCGGCGAAGGAGGCGGTGCGTCGGCTGCGGCTGGCCAACCTGCCCGACGGGGACGACATCGTGGCGCGCGTGTTCGGCAGCGACGACTTCCACCGGGGCGTCGCCGCGTTCATGGCCAAGGAGCGGCCGGACTGGCAGGGGAACTGA
- a CDS encoding phospholipase D-like domain-containing protein, which produces MRRRIVTVVKRVLIGLFAAQLATVAVLVGADFWRRRMLRCDQGRFPRTSPMETGVEGTSVTTYTFGEDLFADMLDAIRSARGRVFFESYIIKDDEVGRRFKSALIEAADRGVEVYVIYDGFANLVVPRSFFQFPSTIQVLRYPVFRLGAPLLLSRSGRDHRKILTVDGEVGFVGGYNVGSAYATEWRDTHLRLQGPSVWELDNAFIDFWNAHRGAAQPALEHDGTRHWNARIRAYRNVPSQLIYPIRAMYLEAFDRARERILLTQAYFIPDREMTETLVAAARRGVEVHVLLPERSNHVIADWLSRGWYSTLLRGGVQLWLFQDAMVHAKTATVDGQWSTVGTANIDRLSLTGNYEINLELLDPGVADHLEKAFVTDRGNARPITLAEWQARPLWEKVCERLLSPLWPML; this is translated from the coding sequence ATGCGGCGTCGTATCGTCACCGTCGTCAAACGTGTACTGATCGGCCTGTTCGCGGCGCAGCTCGCGACGGTCGCGGTTCTCGTTGGGGCGGACTTCTGGCGCCGCCGGATGCTGCGGTGCGACCAGGGGCGCTTTCCGCGGACGTCCCCGATGGAGACGGGCGTGGAGGGCACGTCGGTCACGACGTACACCTTCGGCGAGGACCTCTTCGCTGACATGCTGGACGCGATTCGCTCGGCCCGTGGTCGTGTCTTCTTCGAGTCCTACATCATCAAGGACGACGAGGTGGGGCGGCGTTTCAAGTCGGCCCTCATCGAGGCCGCCGACCGTGGAGTCGAGGTCTACGTCATCTACGACGGGTTCGCGAACCTGGTCGTCCCGCGCTCGTTCTTCCAGTTCCCGTCAACGATCCAGGTGCTGCGCTATCCGGTGTTCCGTCTCGGAGCGCCGCTGCTGCTCAGTCGGTCGGGGCGGGATCACCGCAAGATCCTCACCGTCGACGGCGAGGTCGGGTTCGTGGGCGGCTACAACGTCGGTTCCGCCTACGCCACCGAGTGGCGCGACACCCACCTGCGCCTCCAGGGGCCCTCGGTGTGGGAGCTCGACAACGCGTTCATCGACTTCTGGAACGCCCACCGTGGGGCCGCCCAGCCGGCGTTGGAGCACGACGGCACCCGGCACTGGAACGCGCGCATCCGCGCGTACCGCAACGTACCGTCGCAGTTGATCTACCCGATCCGTGCCATGTACCTCGAGGCATTCGACCGTGCGCGGGAGCGGATCCTGCTGACGCAGGCCTACTTCATCCCCGACCGGGAGATGACCGAGACCCTGGTGGCCGCCGCCCGGCGCGGCGTCGAGGTGCACGTGCTGCTGCCGGAGCGCTCCAACCACGTGATCGCCGACTGGTTGTCGCGCGGCTGGTACTCCACCCTGCTGCGCGGTGGGGTTCAGTTGTGGCTGTTCCAGGACGCGATGGTGCACGCCAAGACCGCGACGGTCGACGGTCAGTGGAGCACGGTCGGTACGGCCAACATCGACCGGTTGAGTCTCACCGGGAACTACGAGATCAACCTGGAGCTGCTCGACCCCGGGGTCGCCGACCACTTGGAGAAGGCGTTCGTGACCGACCGTGGCAACGCGCGTCCGATCACGCTCGCCGAGTGGCAGGCGCGTCCCCTGTGGGAGAAGGTCTGTGAGCGCCTCCTCTCCCCGCTGTGGCCGATGCTCTGA
- the nagA gene encoding N-acetylglucosamine-6-phosphate deacetylase, with translation MATAARNASHVIVGRGVVAPGGILSPGWMEVAGDRIVGIGAGDPPRPADYDLGGQWLVPGFVDIHVHGGAGVAFGDGVEEARQVAAFHRANGTTTMHASLVTRTLADLEGEVRELADLVDDGLLAGIHLEGPFLSHARCGAHEPTLLRAPARDDVARLLEAGRGTVRMVTLAPELEGGLDAVRQIVDGGAIAAVGHTDAPFDVVTAAVDAGARVGTHLFNGMPPLHHRTPGPVAALLNDPRVVVEVINDGMHLDPAVVRTAVRAAGQSRVALITDAMAAAGMGDGRYRLGSLDTVVENGMVRLADGGSLAGSTLTMADAFRRAALDLGLDTAVAMASATPAQVIGARDVGALAPGNRADIVAVDDTFQLTAVMAGGAWVELG, from the coding sequence ATGGCGACGGCCGCGCGCAACGCGTCACACGTGATCGTCGGACGCGGGGTCGTCGCACCCGGCGGGATCCTGAGCCCTGGGTGGATGGAGGTCGCCGGGGACCGGATCGTCGGGATCGGGGCCGGTGACCCGCCGCGACCCGCGGACTACGACCTGGGCGGCCAGTGGCTGGTGCCCGGCTTCGTCGACATCCACGTCCACGGCGGCGCCGGTGTCGCGTTCGGCGACGGGGTGGAGGAGGCGCGCCAGGTGGCCGCCTTCCATCGGGCGAACGGCACGACCACGATGCACGCGAGCCTGGTGACCCGGACGCTCGCGGACCTGGAGGGCGAGGTACGCGAACTCGCCGACCTGGTGGACGACGGCCTGCTCGCCGGCATCCACCTCGAGGGACCGTTCCTGAGCCACGCGCGCTGTGGCGCGCACGAGCCGACGCTGCTGCGCGCCCCGGCCCGGGACGACGTCGCCCGACTGTTGGAGGCGGGGCGTGGCACCGTCCGCATGGTGACTCTCGCTCCGGAACTCGAGGGCGGCCTGGACGCGGTCCGCCAGATCGTGGACGGTGGCGCGATCGCCGCCGTCGGCCACACCGACGCGCCCTTCGACGTGGTCACGGCCGCCGTGGACGCCGGTGCCCGCGTGGGTACCCACCTGTTCAACGGGATGCCACCGCTGCACCACCGGACTCCGGGCCCGGTCGCCGCCCTCCTGAACGACCCGCGCGTGGTGGTGGAGGTCATCAACGACGGGATGCACCTGGACCCGGCCGTGGTGCGGACCGCCGTCCGCGCCGCCGGGCAGAGCCGCGTCGCCCTGATCACCGACGCCATGGCCGCCGCGGGCATGGGCGACGGGCGCTACCGCCTGGGGTCGTTGGACACCGTGGTGGAGAACGGCATGGTGCGGCTCGCCGACGGTGGCTCGTTGGCCGGCAGCACCCTGACCATGGCGGACGCGTTCCGCCGCGCGGCGCTGGACCTGGGGCTGGACACCGCGGTCGCGATGGCTTCGGCGACCCCCGCGCAGGTCATCGGGGCACGGGACGTGGGGGCCCTCGCTCCGGGGAATCGAGCCGACATCGTGGCGGTGGACGACACGTTCCAGCTCACCGCGGTGATGGCCGGGGGTGCGTGGGTCGAGCTGGGTTAG
- a CDS encoding ABC transporter ATP-binding protein — translation MTPSTPDPDLPPSAAGHDTEGTAGTAGDVPAVRLTGIVKRYPGVLANDDVDLTVTRGEIHALMGENGAGKSTLMSILYGMEKPDSGTIEIDGRTVHFGSPTDAIEHGLGMVHQGFKLFPSLTVTDNVVYGHEPTSGGFLSSAQARSQVAELVERYGLQVDPDAKISDLPVGVRQRVEILKLLYRQAHILILDEPTAVLTPGETDRLFDVLRGLREDGRTILLVTHKLHEALALTSTITVLRDGAVSETMATRDATSTDIARAMTGRDVELDRAYPNGQPGETALEVDRLTVSGPGAKPLVDAATFTVRSGEIVGVAGVAGNGQSELVEALAGLRATASGTVRVNGQDMAGLSVARRRAAGLAYVPEDRAEVGAAAGASTSDNLAMGFQRGPLRSRWGWLSPRALREHAQRVVSDFGVKVSALSVPISTLSGGNQQKAILGREMTHEAPLLVVEQPTRGVDIGAVENIHRRLIEYRDQGHAVLLVSAELSEVLGVCDRVLVMYEGRIVLDVARDDTDHHELGLAMAGGPAGED, via the coding sequence ATGACCCCCTCGACTCCTGATCCGGACCTGCCGCCCTCGGCGGCGGGTCACGACACCGAGGGCACGGCCGGCACGGCGGGGGACGTCCCCGCCGTCCGGCTCACCGGCATCGTCAAGCGCTACCCGGGTGTCCTCGCCAACGACGACGTGGACCTCACCGTGACCCGCGGTGAGATCCACGCCCTGATGGGCGAGAACGGCGCCGGCAAGTCGACGCTCATGTCGATCCTGTACGGCATGGAGAAACCCGACTCCGGCACGATCGAGATCGACGGGCGGACCGTGCACTTCGGTTCGCCCACCGACGCGATCGAGCACGGCCTGGGCATGGTGCACCAAGGGTTCAAGCTGTTCCCGAGCCTGACGGTCACCGACAACGTGGTCTACGGCCACGAGCCCACGAGCGGGGGCTTCCTCTCCTCCGCGCAGGCCCGGAGCCAGGTCGCCGAACTCGTGGAGCGCTACGGCCTCCAGGTCGATCCGGACGCGAAGATCTCCGACCTCCCGGTCGGGGTGCGCCAGCGGGTGGAGATCCTCAAGCTCCTGTACCGCCAGGCCCACATCCTGATCCTGGACGAGCCCACCGCCGTCCTCACCCCCGGTGAGACGGACCGGCTGTTCGACGTGCTGCGCGGACTGCGGGAGGACGGGCGGACCATCCTCCTGGTCACGCACAAACTGCACGAGGCCCTCGCCCTGACCTCCACCATCACGGTGCTGCGGGACGGCGCGGTCAGCGAGACCATGGCCACGCGGGACGCCACGTCCACCGACATCGCCCGCGCGATGACCGGACGCGACGTCGAACTCGACCGGGCGTACCCCAACGGCCAGCCCGGCGAGACCGCCCTGGAGGTCGACCGGCTCACCGTCTCCGGTCCCGGCGCGAAGCCGCTGGTCGACGCCGCGACGTTCACGGTCCGCTCCGGTGAGATCGTCGGTGTGGCCGGTGTCGCTGGTAACGGGCAGAGCGAGCTGGTCGAGGCCCTCGCCGGACTGCGCGCTACGGCCAGCGGAACGGTGCGGGTCAACGGCCAGGACATGGCGGGGCTCTCCGTCGCGCGCCGCCGCGCGGCTGGCCTCGCCTACGTTCCGGAGGACCGTGCGGAGGTCGGCGCCGCCGCCGGGGCTTCCACCTCCGACAACCTCGCCATGGGGTTCCAGCGCGGCCCGCTGCGGTCCCGCTGGGGCTGGCTGAGCCCGCGCGCGCTGCGGGAGCACGCCCAGCGCGTGGTGTCGGACTTCGGGGTCAAGGTGTCGGCGCTGTCGGTGCCCATCAGCACCCTGTCGGGCGGTAACCAGCAGAAGGCGATCCTGGGTCGGGAGATGACCCACGAGGCGCCGTTGCTGGTCGTCGAACAGCCCACGCGCGGTGTGGACATCGGTGCCGTGGAGAACATCCACCGGCGACTCATCGAGTACCGCGACCAGGGACACGCCGTACTCCTGGTCTCCGCCGAACTCAGTGAGGTCCTCGGCGTGTGCGACCGCGTCCTGGTCATGTACGAGGGCCGCATCGTCCTGGATGTCGCGCGGGACGACACTGACCATCACGAGCTTGGGCTCGCCATGGCCGGTGGGCCGGCCGGGGAGGACTGA
- a CDS encoding SPFH domain-containing protein: MAEPTPSETPSTDALEPTLREYPARSVSGWGPLLLAAVLILGGLLVGTWGVLQLTGDGPLGLVMLVGGIVALLVGLVLAMGLTAVAPKEAQVIQVLGKYVGTVRTDGLQWVNPLSYPRQKVSVRIRNHETSTLKVNDLSGNPIEIAAVVVWQVTDTAEATFGVDDFVQFVNTQSETAVRHIANGYAYDVAEGEGLTLRDNADEITEKLTREIADRVDAAGVRVIESRITHLAYAPEIAGAMLRRQQAGAVVAARQQIVEGSVGMVEMALNRLAEDDVVDLDEERKAAMVSNLLVVLCADRDAQPVVNSGSLYQ; the protein is encoded by the coding sequence ATGGCGGAGCCCACTCCATCTGAGACGCCCAGCACTGACGCCCTGGAGCCGACCCTGCGGGAGTACCCCGCACGGAGCGTGTCCGGTTGGGGGCCGCTACTCCTCGCCGCCGTCCTGATCCTCGGAGGTCTCCTCGTCGGAACGTGGGGAGTCCTCCAGCTCACCGGCGACGGCCCCCTCGGCCTCGTCATGCTGGTCGGGGGGATCGTGGCCCTGCTCGTGGGGCTGGTCCTCGCGATGGGCCTGACCGCCGTGGCCCCGAAGGAAGCGCAGGTGATCCAGGTTCTGGGCAAGTACGTCGGCACCGTGCGCACCGACGGACTCCAGTGGGTCAACCCACTCAGCTACCCGAGGCAGAAGGTATCAGTCCGGATCCGCAACCACGAGACGTCCACACTGAAGGTCAACGACCTCTCGGGGAACCCGATCGAGATCGCGGCCGTCGTCGTCTGGCAGGTGACCGACACCGCGGAGGCGACGTTCGGTGTCGACGACTTCGTACAGTTCGTGAACACCCAGTCCGAGACCGCCGTGCGCCACATCGCCAACGGCTACGCCTACGACGTCGCGGAGGGGGAGGGCCTCACCCTCCGGGACAACGCCGACGAGATCACCGAGAAGCTCACGCGGGAGATCGCCGACCGGGTGGACGCCGCGGGCGTGCGGGTGATCGAGTCGCGCATCACCCACCTCGCCTACGCACCGGAGATCGCGGGTGCCATGCTGCGCCGGCAACAGGCCGGGGCCGTGGTGGCGGCGCGCCAGCAGATCGTCGAGGGTTCGGTGGGCATGGTCGAGATGGCACTCAACCGGCTGGCGGAGGACGACGTGGTCGACCTGGACGAGGAGCGCAAAGCGGCTATGGTCAGCAACCTCCTCGTGGTTCTGTGCGCGGACCGCGACGCCCAGCCCGTCGTCAACTCCGGATCGTTGTACCAGTAA
- a CDS encoding ABC transporter permease translates to MPIDTELFFSALRALTPILFAALGGALCERAGVFNISLEGTLLIGCFTAVAGSWFTGSPWLGVLFAMVAGILFSLILAVGTVTLKGNSIVLCVAMNLLALGLTTYLLRTVFGAQGSFTDPNLQGLSRIDIPLVADIPLVGPVVSGHSPLVYLSWVAVVVLAVMLRRHVWGLRLRGVGETPDAAESLGVSVSRYRYAAIMTSGALCGLGGAQLALGNVTLFAENMTAGRGWIAVVAVMLGAAAPVGVFLAGGLFGVAEALGYRLQGLGMPQQAADAAPYLVTLVALFLAARRVRRQAQAATTSTADGGSDPTPEAAAPVGPQRE, encoded by the coding sequence ATGCCCATCGACACCGAGCTCTTCTTCTCCGCGCTGCGCGCGCTCACGCCGATCCTGTTCGCCGCACTGGGCGGCGCGCTGTGCGAACGCGCGGGCGTCTTCAACATCTCCCTCGAGGGAACGCTGCTGATCGGCTGCTTCACCGCGGTCGCCGGGAGCTGGTTCACCGGTTCGCCGTGGCTGGGCGTCCTGTTCGCGATGGTCGCGGGGATCCTCTTCTCCCTGATCCTGGCGGTCGGCACCGTCACGCTCAAGGGCAACTCCATCGTGCTGTGTGTCGCGATGAACCTGCTGGCCCTCGGGTTGACGACGTATCTGCTACGCACCGTGTTCGGTGCGCAGGGTTCCTTCACCGACCCCAACCTGCAGGGGCTGAGCCGCATCGACATCCCGCTCGTGGCCGACATCCCGTTGGTCGGCCCGGTCGTCTCGGGCCACTCACCCCTGGTCTACCTGTCATGGGTCGCGGTGGTCGTGTTGGCGGTCATGTTGCGCCGCCACGTGTGGGGGCTGCGGCTGCGCGGGGTCGGCGAGACCCCGGACGCGGCGGAAAGCCTCGGCGTGAGCGTCTCCCGCTACCGCTATGCCGCGATCATGACCAGCGGCGCGCTGTGCGGCCTCGGTGGTGCGCAGCTGGCCCTGGGCAACGTCACCCTGTTCGCCGAGAACATGACCGCGGGGCGCGGCTGGATCGCGGTCGTCGCGGTCATGCTGGGCGCGGCGGCGCCGGTCGGGGTGTTCCTCGCCGGCGGACTGTTCGGTGTGGCCGAGGCGTTGGGCTACCGGCTCCAGGGCCTCGGAATGCCGCAGCAGGCGGCCGACGCCGCTCCGTACCTGGTCACGCTGGTGGCGCTGTTCCTCGCCGCGCGTCGGGTCCGGCGCCAGGCCCAGGCCGCGACCACGTCCACGGCGGACGGTGGTTCCGATCCCACCCCGGAGGCCGCCGCCCCGGTGGGTCCGCAGCGGGAGTAG
- a CDS encoding iron-siderophore ABC transporter substrate-binding protein: MHSAYRHLGGAALAALMTATLSACGNEGGETDSAEASGEGFPVEIESALGTAEIPDTPERVVTLGQGSAETAIALGTVPVGIESYEWGSDDTGYLPWVHEAVTELDAELPEQFQGADDIDFEAILELEPDVILAPWSGITQEQYDILADIAPTVAYPDLPWSTDWDQQIETIGLALGQPDDATALIEDINDQFAEVAADNPDYADVTFSYIYTDGPGTLGVFLPDEQRVAMVRSLGLTVDPVVETLPETEGTDSAVIGLENADELSDSDLIFTFYSDEDTREEIESQDLYGAIPAIERDSVVASDDNPFVTASSLINPLTVPWVIDRYLPMIDEAIENVDD; the protein is encoded by the coding sequence ATGCACTCCGCATACAGACACCTCGGCGGAGCCGCGCTCGCCGCACTGATGACCGCGACCCTGAGCGCGTGTGGGAACGAGGGCGGGGAAACCGACAGCGCCGAGGCGTCCGGTGAGGGCTTCCCCGTCGAGATCGAAAGCGCCCTGGGCACCGCCGAGATTCCCGACACTCCCGAACGCGTCGTCACCCTCGGCCAGGGCTCCGCCGAGACCGCGATCGCCCTGGGCACCGTCCCCGTCGGGATCGAGAGCTACGAGTGGGGCAGCGACGACACCGGCTACCTGCCGTGGGTGCACGAGGCCGTGACCGAACTCGACGCGGAACTTCCGGAGCAGTTCCAGGGCGCCGACGACATCGACTTCGAGGCGATCCTGGAGCTGGAGCCCGACGTCATCCTCGCTCCCTGGTCGGGCATTACCCAGGAGCAGTACGACATCCTCGCCGACATCGCGCCCACCGTCGCCTACCCGGACCTGCCCTGGAGCACGGACTGGGACCAACAGATCGAGACCATCGGCCTGGCCCTCGGCCAGCCGGACGACGCCACGGCGCTCATCGAGGACATCAACGACCAGTTCGCCGAGGTCGCGGCGGACAACCCGGACTACGCCGACGTCACCTTCTCCTACATCTACACCGACGGCCCCGGCACCCTGGGCGTGTTCCTGCCCGACGAGCAGCGCGTGGCGATGGTGCGCAGCCTTGGTCTCACCGTCGACCCCGTGGTGGAGACACTGCCGGAGACCGAGGGGACGGACTCGGCCGTCATCGGCTTGGAGAACGCCGACGAGCTGTCCGACAGCGACCTCATCTTCACGTTCTACAGCGACGAGGACACCCGCGAGGAGATCGAGTCGCAGGACCTGTACGGGGCGATCCCGGCGATCGAACGCGACTCCGTGGTCGCCAGCGACGACAACCCGTTCGTCACAGCGTCCTCGCTGATCAACCCGCTGACCGTGCCGTGGGTCATCGATCGGTACCTCCCGATGATCGACGAGGCCATCGAGAACGTCGACGACTGA